CTGTTACTGCCGGAACCTCGTCAGCGCTATCCGATGGCGCATCGGTAATGCTGATCATGAGCGAAGATAAAGCCAAGGAATTGGAGCTACCAATTCGAGCTTATGTGAAGTCAATGGCAATCGCAGGCTGCGACCCATCCATCATGGGTTACGGTCCTGTACCTGCGACGCAAAAAGCGCTCAAACGTGCAGGCCTAACCATTGAGGATATGGATGTAATTGAGCTCAATGAAGCTTTTGCTGCCCAAGCGCTGCCTGTTGCCAAAGATTTAGGGCTGCTGGAAGTTCTCGATGAAAAGGTCAATCTCAATGGCGGTGCAATCGCACTGGGGCATCCGCTAGGTTGCTCAGGTTCACGCATCTCCACAACCTTAATTAATCTTATGGAAGCAAAAGACGCCAAATATGGCTTAGCCACTATGTGTATTGGTTTAGGCCAAGGTATTGCAACCATTTTTGAGCGACCTTAGTGACTACTACTCTGTTACTAAACGCCAGCCTTGCTGGCGTTTTTTTACGAACGCAACCAATCGTTATAAAGCTGCTCACTCGAGCCAAGATAATCCACCATCCACTCGATCATTTTATGATTTTCATCTTTACGCCACACTAAACAACAATGGCTACGTGGATTGGCTTCAGGAAGTAATTTCTCCACCAGCAAATTAGCTTCTATTAATGGTTGAGCGATATGTCTTGGCATATAACCCACTCCTAAACCTTGCTTAAAGCACTCGATCGCACTGTACCAATTAGGCAGCAATAAACGTCGCTGCTGCGGATAATGAACATTATGTCTTTTCGGCAATACGCTAGATGTATCGTCCAAACAAATAGCAGGAAAACGGCTAATCAAATCTTCAGTAAGTACTTGCTCACGTGCACAAGGATGATTTGGTGCCATAACAAATGCCCACTCTAAAATTCCCATTTGCTTTACTTCAAAGTCACCACCGACTGGAATGGCCGCCGTTGCACCTATTACGATATCCGCTCGCCCTTGCGAAATTGCTTCCCACGAGCCGTTATACACTTCCATATTGAGTTGTAACTCAGCATGTTCGAAACGACTATAAAACGCTTCAATCATCGCTTGCATAGGTTCCAAACGCACCACGTTATCTAAAGTAAGTTTGAGTGTTTTTTGCCAACCATGCGCTGCACGTCGAGTTTGCGATTTCACTTCTTCCATTTGACGCAACATCA
Above is a window of Vibrio taketomensis DNA encoding:
- the punR gene encoding DNA-binding transcriptional activator PunR; this encodes MSVFSRSSLKMIDTVARLGSFTAAAEVLHKVPSAISYSVRQMEQDLDVVLFRRLPRKVELTPAGEVFLTEARLMLRQMEEVKSQTRRAAHGWQKTLKLTLDNVVRLEPMQAMIEAFYSRFEHAELQLNMEVYNGSWEAISQGRADIVIGATAAIPVGGDFEVKQMGILEWAFVMAPNHPCAREQVLTEDLISRFPAICLDDTSSVLPKRHNVHYPQQRRLLLPNWYSAIECFKQGLGVGYMPRHIAQPLIEANLLVEKLLPEANPRSHCCLVWRKDENHKMIEWMVDYLGSSEQLYNDWLRS